The DNA window TACAATCATGCCCAAATCGTGGAAAATCGAACCTAGAACAACCACGACTTCAGCATCCTCATTTTTCATGCTGTAGTTCTTAACGATGCTTGGCACAACTTTGTTGTTGATCAGAATTCGAAGGATCTTCAGCGCCGAGTTTGCCACTATTTTGACATGAGTTGGACCGTGATCCGTGTAGCCCATGCGGTCAATAGCCATAACGTTGGCGCATTTCCAGAAGGTCCATAACCGTGTGTCTTTACGCACCTCATTGATTAAGCGCTTCAATTTTGCATTGTCTCGAAAGGGGATGTTGAAAACGTATGCCAATATGCCAACACTCCTTAGATATAGCTAGTTAATATTGGATTGAGAACTTTAAAGCGTTTAGACAATCAGCTTAGCCACGTTCTTACCTCTAACCGTGCCGAAGAAACGTGCCACAGGTTGACACTTGGTCCGCAACAACAATGCATGAGGCTTCGTCAGCTTTGTCTCAGTTAGAGTTTCTGCATGTCCCATCCCCTTGGCTACAATCAAGTCAGCCGACTTGTACAAGGAAATGAAGCGCTTCGAACATTCCTTCAAAACCAGCCCAACTGAGTCAGTTCCAGTGGACATCACGTCGTCAGCTGCCTCCTGCATGCCCACAGCTTTCGCATCCTGCAACGTAGCATCGTTAATTATCGGTTTACCCTTCACAGCCACAGTAACACGAGGACCCAGCTTCTTGAGTTCAGCCACAAGCAACTTGTCAAAAGCGATCTCGCCCGCGTTGTCAGTGAGATACAAGATGTCTTCCGCGTTCTTTGCGGCATCAATAATCTTAGAGATCTCGTCAACAGCCAAATCTTCTTGAGCCTGCAGCGCGAGCCTTGTAATGTCTTCAAATCTAAACTCATGCTCCGGAATGTCAAACTCAATTACGTTTCCGACTATAGCGCACAAACAAGCCTTCCTGAATCTTGCCTCACCAGACTTCTCCTGAGCGATAACTCGTTTAACCTGAGGCAAAACTTCTAAGGCGCGCTGGTTGCTGAGCCACTTCTTCTTTGCGTAAGGATCCGTGTTACCAGTTATGGCTTTCACCAAACGGTCGCGTTTCGTCCCAAGGCGAGCTGGAACAGCTACTGGTCCGAACTCCTTGTCAAGTAACCGTGCAAGAGCTGACATTGCTCGAAACTGAAGAGCCTTGTCGTTTGTGGCTTCACTGATTTCCATGTATCCTCGATGAAGAATGCACGGTGCACATTCTATGTCAACCTTCAACTCTAGGGCTCCTTAGGTCTCCAAGTTTATTTCA is part of the Candidatus Bathyarchaeia archaeon genome and encodes:
- a CDS encoding ARMT1-like domain-containing protein, producing the protein MKVDIECAPCILHRGYMEISEATNDKALQFRAMSALARLLDKEFGPVAVPARLGTKRDRLVKAITGNTDPYAKKKWLSNQRALEVLPQVKRVIAQEKSGEARFRKACLCAIVGNVIEFDIPEHEFRFEDITRLALQAQEDLAVDEISKIIDAAKNAEDILYLTDNAGEIAFDKLLVAELKKLGPRVTVAVKGKPIINDATLQDAKAVGMQEAADDVMSTGTDSVGLVLKECSKRFISLYKSADLIVAKGMGHAETLTETKLTKPHALLLRTKCQPVARFFGTVRGKNVAKLIV